DNA sequence from the candidate division WOR-3 bacterium genome:
ATAAAAGGTGATAGACTTGTTCTTGAGAGGTTTAATGGATTTTTTGAAAAAACAGGTTTTGTAGACAGAATAGTTTTTAAAATTTATGATACTCCAGCCGATGTGGCTGAAGCATTAAAAATGGATCTAATTGATATTGGTTTTTCTTTGATTCCTGAAGTTATATTACACGGGTTAAAGGATTTTGATAAAGGGAAGATAAAGAATTATGAATCAAATAGGGTTATTTTTATAGGATGGAATTTAAAAAAAGAGCCTTTTAATAATCTTGAATTCAGAAAAATTATATCAGGCTTATTAAATGTTGATTCTATAATTAAAAATGTTTTTAAGGGATATGCTTCAAAAGCAAAATCAATTATCCCTCCTTCAATCTGGGCTTATGATAGCACCTTAAAAGACTTAGAAAAATCAAACTCTCATGAAGTAGTTTCTATTTTAACAAAATATGGATATACAAAAAGAAAACCTTTTCAGATTAACATTTTGTATGATAACACACAGGAATTATATATGAAAATTGCTGAAAATATAAAAAGAGACCTGGAAAACACAGGCGTTGTGAAAATTAATCTCCTTGCACTTCCACCTGTTGAATTTGTATCAAAACTTATATCTTCAGATTTTGATGCTTTTATACTTTCCTATCCTCTCAATGAAAAAGTAGATCTAAGTCCTTTATTGGAGAGTGGTGGAATTTTTAATTTTATGGGTTATAGCAATAAAAAGGTGGATTCTCTTTTAAACCTATCAAGGATGACTTTAAATAGAAAAAATGCAAAAAAAATGCTATCCTCTCTACAAATGATACTTCAGAAAGAGTTACCTATCACCCCCCTTATAATTCCTCAGGAAATCTTTGCATTTTCTAACAGGATTAAGAATATAGAGAACTATGCTTCCGGTATTCTTATTTCTAACCTTGACCTTGTATGGATTCCCTCAGCAAGTAGAACTGAAAGGGTGAGTTTTGAAATAAAAAGGGAAATGCCAAAGCCTGAAACTGAGGTTATTTCTGAGAGAAAAATAGAAAAAGAAGAATTAAAAGCTATACCTGAAGAGCCAAAACCAGTAAAAGTTACTCAACCTGAGATAACGGCTGAGGAACTTTTACAAAAAAGAATAGCAGAGGAAGCTGCAAAAAAAGTAGAGGTACCTCCAGTTGAGGAGAAAAAAGAAGAGGTGAGTGAAGCACCAAAAGAAGAAAAAATAGAAGAGACTCCACCGCCTCAAACTCTTATTCCAGCTGTTATGCCAGTGGTGAAACAGGAGGTAAAACCCAGTTATCCGGATATTGCAAAGAAGCTGGGTGCAAGGGGAGTTGTGTATTTAAGGGTTCTTGTTGATGAAACCGGAAGAGTAAAAGATGTAAAGGTTACAAGGAGTAGTGGTTATGATTTTCTTGATAATTCTGCTGTTGAAGCAGCAAAGGGTTACATATTTGAACCTGCAAAAGACCAAAATGGAAATCCTATAGCTGTATGGGTTCCTCTAACCATAAGATTCTAAACTAAAAATTAAATTGTGAATATTTTTGATTTTATAGAAAGAAAAGATGAAAATTTTTCTACTGATGAATTTTATATGAAAAAAGTTTTAGAAATAGCAAGATTAGGTGAGGGTAGAGTATCTCCAAATCCTTTAGTAGGTGCCATTGTGGTAAAAAAAGGAAGAATTATATCAATTGGTTATCACATGGGACCCGGAACAAAACATGCAGAGAGAATGGCTCTTGATTATTTACCTTCAGATATAGAAGGTGCAACTCTTTATATAAACCTTGAACCCTGTGTTCATTATGGTAGAACACCTCCCTGTGCTCCTTATATTGTTGAAAAGAAAATTAAGGAAGTTATTATAGGAAATGTTGATCCTGATGAAAGAGTGAATGGAAAAGGAATAGAATATTTAAAAAAAAATAATATAAAAGTAAGAACAGGGATCTTGGAAGAGGAATGTAGGGATCTTAACAGGTTTTACTTTACTTATAAGATTAAAAAGAGACCATACATAACTTTAAAATTTGCAATGACATTAGATGGCAAAATTGCCTTGGCGGATGGAACATCTAAATGGATTTCAAGCGAAGAGGAAAGGGAATTTGTTCATTATTTAAGAGGAAATTATGATGCTATAGTTGTAGGTAAAGGAACTTTTTTAAAAGATAACCCTTTTTTAACTCCAAGAGAAGTTTTTTCCTTCAGAAGACCTTTCAGATTTATCTTATGGGGAAAAGAAAATTTTGAGTTTAAAAATCAGAATTTCTTTAAGGACGAAAAAGGGTTTATAGTTGTTTCAGAGGATTATGAGGGGAATAATTATGATTTTTTACTTAAAATTAAAGGAAAAGGAAGAGTTAATTTAAGAAATTTTATTAAAAAACTTTTTAAAATGAATATAACTTCATTACTTGTTGAAGGTGGAAGCAATATTTTATCAGCCTTTTTAAAAGAAGGACTCTTTGATGAGATTCATACATCTTATTCTGGAAAAATAGCAGGTGATGGAATTTCACCATTAACAGGGTTAGGTTTTAAAAAATTTATGAAAAATTTTGAGATAAAAGATATAAAGATTTTTAAGTCAGATGTTTATATAATATGGAGGAAAAAAAATGAAAACTGAAATGAGAGTTTGTTACTGCGGTGAAGTTGATAGTAAATATGTAGGAAAAAATATCACTTTATGTGGATGGTTAAAAAGAAAAAGAGAAATTGGTAAGATTTCATTCTTTGTTCTTGAGGATAGAGAAGGAGAAATTCAGATTGTAGTTGAAAATGAAGAAATAAAAAATAAAATTAAAAATTTACCCCTTTATTCAACTTTAAAAGTAAAAGGAATAGTAAGAGAAAGACCAGATAAGGATAAAAATCCGGAAATGAAAACAGGCGATGTTGAGGTTCTTGCTCAAGAAATTGAATTTTTTTCAAAATCTAATATACTTCCTTTTTTACCTGATGAGGATAAAGAAGTTTTTGAGGAAACAAAATTATCATATAGATTTCTTGACTTGAGAAGCAAAAAGAAGAAGGAAGTTTTTAAACTAAGAAGCCAGGTTAAATTTATAATGACTAAAACTTTAATCGAAATGGGATTCATTGAAGTTGAAACTCCATACCTTTCAAAAAGCACACCAGAAGGAGCAAGGGATTTTTTAGTTCCATCAAGACTACATAAAGGAAAATTTTACGCCCTTACCCAATCACCACAGATGTATAAACAGATTTTAATGGTATCTCAGTTTGATAGATATTTCCAATTTGCAAGATGCTTTAGAGACGAAGACTTCAGAAAAGATAGACAACCAGAATTCACACAACTCGATATAGAAATGAGTTTTATAACTGAAGAAGATATTTTTTACTGTGTTGAAAAAATATTTTATGAAGTTTTTAAAGAAATTTTTAAAAAAGAATTAAAAATACCCTTTGAGAGAATGACTTATGAAAAAGCTCTTGAATTATATGCCTCTGATAAGCCGGATTTGAGGTATGATTATAAATTTGAAGATTATAAAGATATTCTGGGACAATTAGAAATTTTCAAAAATTATAAATATGTTAAAAGTATATTTTTTCCTTACAAATTTTCAAGAAAATTTATTGATGATTTAGAGCAAGAGCTTAAAAAAGAGGGACTTCCTGGATTGGGTTGGGTTGTTTTAGAAGGAGGGGAATTAAAAGGTCCATTTAAGAAATTTTTTAATAAGTCGGATTTTTCTTCAGAAGGAGTAAGGTTTGTAATTGCGGGTGATGAAGAGAAGATTTTTAGGTGGTGTTCTTTATTGAGAGAAAAAGTTATTGAAGAGTTAAAAAATATTGATTCAAAAGATGAGTTTAAATTTTTGTGGGTAACTGATTTTCCTCTTTTTGAAGTGAATGAAGAAGGGGTTATAGTTCCCGCACATCATCCTTTTACCATGCCGAAGGATGAAAACTGGAAATTTGAGCCTTTAAAGGCAAAATCAAGGGCTTATGATCTTGTTTTGAATGGTTATGAGATTGGTTCAGGAAGTATAAGGATAAGTGAACCAGAGTTGCAAAGAGAAATTTTTAGATTTCTTGGGTATAGTGAGGAGGAGATAGAGGAAAGATTTGGGTTTCTTTTAAAGGCTTTATCTTATGGAGCACCTCCCCATGGTGGTATAGCACTTGGTTTTGATAGAATAATAATGATTTTAGGAAAGGAAAAGAGTATAAGGGATGTTATAGCTTTTCCAAAGACAGCACAGGGTATAGGTCTTCTGGAGGGTTGTCCATCATCTGTTTATAAAGAGCAGCTTGATGAACTTGGTATTGAAATAAAGGAGGTAAAAAACAAATGACAGAAAAAAAACTTGTTGATTCTAATGAATTTTCAAGGATAATTGAGAGGTTATGTTCTGAAATTCTTGAGAGGCATTCTGAGGGTGATATTGATATTGTTGGTATACAAACAAGAGGGGTTTATATTGCAAAAAGGATTAAAGTTTTGCTTGAAGAAAGGTTGAATAAGGAAATAAATATGGGGACAGTGGATATAACATTTTACAGGGATGATTTAATGAAGTTATATGAGCAGCCGGAGGTTAAGGAGACAAACATTCCGTTTTCTGTTGAGGACAGGAAAATTATACTTGTAGATGATGTTATATTTACAGGAAGAACAATAAGGTGTGCAATAGATGTTTTACTTGATTATGGAAGACCGAAAAAGATAGAGCTTTTAGTGATGGTGGATAGAGGTCATAGGGAGCTTCCAATTCATCCTGATTATGTTGGGAGGAAAATACCAACTTCAAGGGATGAGATAGTGGATGTAAGGGTTAAAGAGGTTGACGGTGAGGATTCAATTATTTTGAGAAAGAAATCTTAAAGTAAAGATATGAAAGAAATCTTAAAGTAAAGATAATGTATCTTATGTTAACTTGATAAAATTCTTGAATTGTTTTATATTTTTTTCTCAATGAGTTAATTTTATTTTTAAAGCCGGGATAAAAGATTTAATTCACTCTTTTATTAACTGCTATGTTATATTATCAAAATGGTTCTTCTTTTTCTTAAAATAAAAAATGTTAATTTTTCTTTTTTCCTTTTATCTTTCTACACATGAGCCTGATATTTTTTCAGGTACTCCTCTATCTATTTTTAATCCACTTTTTTTACCCTATGTTTATACTGATTCAGTAAATGATTTTTCTCCTAACTATTTTTATAAAAACCTTAATTATAAATTTATTGAGCCTGACTCAGATGGAATTATGACAAGATTTTTACTTTACAGAACCATTTTGAGTACTGAACAAAACAGTATTTCAAGTTTTTTACCATTTTTTAATGGAAACATAAAATCTCTTTTTTATTTTTCCCTTTTTAGAAATAGAGAAAATTATAATTTTTCAAAACATAACTATTATATAGCTTTAAAATCAAAATCAATCCCCTTATACTTTGAACTTGCCAATTTTGACGCAAACCCATTTCAAAAAGAATATTCTTTAAAAAATTACTCTATCTCCCTTAAATTACTTTTCTTTTATATCTTCTTTTCTGAAGAAAAAGGATTTTTCAAAAGAAATAAATACAGTATAAAATTCTATAATCTCTTTAAAAATCTATATTACACTTTTGAATTTTCTAATTATAATTTTTATTTTCAGAATAAAAGGAATTTTAAAAATTTTAAAGTTAATTTATCTCTGCCTTTTGCTTTCACAAATATTGAACAAGGTAAAGAATCACAGGATGGAGAAAGATATGTTATTGATGCAGGATTAAATATAAAATTTGTAAAATTTTCTTACTTTATCCAGAAATTAATATTTCCTTTACCTTTTGATAGTTTAAGAGAAACATTAAATTATAAAAGTCCTGTTAGAAAAAGAGGCTTTAAAATCTCCCTAAATTACAAAAACAAAATAACAGGTTTAAATTTAGAACTTGAATACTTTAATACAAAGGACCTTTTTATCACTTTACCCTTTACTATAAAACCTCTCCTCTACTCTGGAAACTTTCTATCAATATTTACCTGTGATTCAATTGAATTATTTGATAAAATAAGATTTTTTTTAAAATATAAAAATTTAAAATCAAGTTCTTTTAATCATAAGCTTTACAGTTTTTCTTTAAAATTATTTCTTTTAAAGAATCCTGAAAAAAATTATTTAATCTATTTAAAAGGAAGTTTTAATTCCTTTGATAAAAATTATTTATTTAATTTAAGTCTTGAAGGTAATTTTTATTCCTATTTTATGATTTCTTTTTCTTACAATCAGCCTATGGGGGGAAATTTCTTTTATCCTCAAAATTATTCTCCCTTTCCCTTTTATTCCATCAAAATTTTGGCAAATGTTCCTGATTGAAATTTTTTTATTAATATTCATAGAATTTAAAGAATGAAAAAGGGATTTACCCTTGTTGAGCTTTTAATTGTAGTTGTTATAATTGGAATACTTTCAAGTATAGGAATAGTAAATTATATAAGACTTGTTAATAACGCAAGGGAAGCCTCTTTAAAAAATAATATGCATATACTTCATACTGTTGTTGAAATTTTTTCTGTTACATCTCTTGGTCAATATCCAGGTGGTATTGATACAAAGGTTAAGGATGTTAATCCTTCTTTAGTAAGTCATCCAGATGGAGAAAAATCAATTGCTGATGGTAGAAGAAAGCCGCCTTTTTCTCAAAATGCTCTTCTTCTCCCCCATGAGAGTTTTAGAAATCCTTTTTTTCCCTATGAAAATGCAGTAGAAAATCTTTTTTCAGGTCCGCCTCCTGTTCCACCAATAGGGTGTGTTTATTATACAGGATTTAAGGAAGATGGAAATATTGCAACTGAAGGAGAAGCTGCTTCTAAATATGTGATAACCGCCTATGGATTAAAAGGTCCCCTTGATTTAACTCTTCCTTAAAATATAATAATTTAAAATGAATATTGTTGAGGTAAAAAATTTAACAAAATATTTCATAACCGGGTTTAAAAAAAGAAAAGTTTTGAATTCTATATCCTTTAATATAGAAAAAGGGGAAATTGTTGGTTTTTTAGGACCAAATGGTGCTGGTAAAACAACTACAATAAAAATTTTAACAGGACTTTTGAAATATAATGAAGGGGAAGTAAAAATTTTTGATTTAAAACCAGGGGACAAAAATGTTAGGAAAAAAATAGGTTTTTTGCCAGAACAGCCTTATTTTTATGACCATCTTTCAGGTTATGAATTTCTTGAATTAATTGGTGAGCTTTACGGAATTAATAAGAAAGTATTAAAAGAAAAAATAAATGAACTCCTTGAAATAGTTGGTTTAAAAGGAGATGGACATAAAAGGATAAGGACTTATTCAAGGGGAATGCTTCAGAGAATAGGAATAGCAAGCAGTCTTATAAGAGACCCTGAATTTTTAATTCTTGATGAGCCTTTAACAGGGCTTGACCCGATTGGTAGAAAAGAAATAAAAGAACTGATTTATGAGCAAAAAACAAAAGGTAAAACTATATTTTTTTCCTCCCATATTCTTTCAGATGCTGAGGAAATATGTGACAGGGTAATTTTAATTTTCAGTGGTGAAATAATAAAAGAGGGTCCTTTAAGTGAAATATTAAGGGAGAGAGTAAAAAGTTATGAGATAGTTTTAAAAAATGTTAATGAAGAGAATTTAAAGGGCAAAAATTTTGAAAAAAAGGGTGATGAAATTGTTTTGAAACTTCTGGATGAGAATATAGAAAAAGTTTTAAGAGAACTTTTTGAGAAGGAAAAAAATTTAAAAATTATAAGAATTACTCCTGAACTATATACCCTTGAAGAGTGGTTTGTTGAAATGGTGAAAGGGAAATGAAGGGAGTAATTGCAATTGCAAAAAATACTTTTAAGGAGTTAGTAAGACAGAAGATATTTTTTATAATTGTAATTTTTGGTTTTTCAATGCTTTTTATTTCCTTTTTTCTTTTTCCCTTATCAGTAGGTGAACAATCAAAAATAATAAGGGATTTTGGGCTTTCTGCAATCACATTTTTTAATACTATACTTGTTATAATTGTAGGTGGTTCTCTATTACATAAGGAATTTGATAAAAGAACGATTTATCTTATTGTTACAACAC
Encoded proteins:
- the ribD gene encoding bifunctional diaminohydroxyphosphoribosylaminopyrimidine deaminase/5-amino-6-(5-phosphoribosylamino)uracil reductase RibD, which translates into the protein MNIFDFIERKDENFSTDEFYMKKVLEIARLGEGRVSPNPLVGAIVVKKGRIISIGYHMGPGTKHAERMALDYLPSDIEGATLYINLEPCVHYGRTPPCAPYIVEKKIKEVIIGNVDPDERVNGKGIEYLKKNNIKVRTGILEEECRDLNRFYFTYKIKKRPYITLKFAMTLDGKIALADGTSKWISSEEEREFVHYLRGNYDAIVVGKGTFLKDNPFLTPREVFSFRRPFRFILWGKENFEFKNQNFFKDEKGFIVVSEDYEGNNYDFLLKIKGKGRVNLRNFIKKLFKMNITSLLVEGGSNILSAFLKEGLFDEIHTSYSGKIAGDGISPLTGLGFKKFMKNFEIKDIKIFKSDVYIIWRKKNEN
- the pyrR gene encoding bifunctional pyr operon transcriptional regulator/uracil phosphoribosyltransferase PyrR: MTEKKLVDSNEFSRIIERLCSEILERHSEGDIDIVGIQTRGVYIAKRIKVLLEERLNKEINMGTVDITFYRDDLMKLYEQPEVKETNIPFSVEDRKIILVDDVIFTGRTIRCAIDVLLDYGRPKKIELLVMVDRGHRELPIHPDYVGRKIPTSRDEIVDVRVKEVDGEDSIILRKKS
- a CDS encoding ABC transporter ATP-binding protein, which produces MNIVEVKNLTKYFITGFKKRKVLNSISFNIEKGEIVGFLGPNGAGKTTTIKILTGLLKYNEGEVKIFDLKPGDKNVRKKIGFLPEQPYFYDHLSGYEFLELIGELYGINKKVLKEKINELLEIVGLKGDGHKRIRTYSRGMLQRIGIASSLIRDPEFLILDEPLTGLDPIGRKEIKELIYEQKTKGKTIFFSSHILSDAEEICDRVILIFSGEIIKEGPLSEILRERVKSYEIVLKNVNEENLKGKNFEKKGDEIVLKLLDENIEKVLRELFEKEKNLKIIRITPELYTLEEWFVEMVKGK
- a CDS encoding TonB family protein encodes the protein MRSFIFFLISVYFTLTYSCVRIGREIPQNPEKGGVLAIGITQDFESLIPAFPSTRQDNSIFDLIYYPLIRVEKNKVYPGIASEWEFSEDLKTITFYIRKDAKWHDGQPVTASDFIFAYNLITSPNSNSLLKGNFRFVKNIEKISDYVLKIEFTHTYSSQLIDCEIYPLPEHILRDVPDIRNSEFSIKPIGNGPYKVVDYIKGDRLVLERFNGFFEKTGFVDRIVFKIYDTPADVAEALKMDLIDIGFSLIPEVILHGLKDFDKGKIKNYESNRVIFIGWNLKKEPFNNLEFRKIISGLLNVDSIIKNVFKGYASKAKSIIPPSIWAYDSTLKDLEKSNSHEVVSILTKYGYTKRKPFQINILYDNTQELYMKIAENIKRDLENTGVVKINLLALPPVEFVSKLISSDFDAFILSYPLNEKVDLSPLLESGGIFNFMGYSNKKVDSLLNLSRMTLNRKNAKKMLSSLQMILQKELPITPLIIPQEIFAFSNRIKNIENYASGILISNLDLVWIPSASRTERVSFEIKREMPKPETEVISERKIEKEELKAIPEEPKPVKVTQPEITAEELLQKRIAEEAAKKVEVPPVEEKKEEVSEAPKEEKIEETPPPQTLIPAVMPVVKQEVKPSYPDIAKKLGARGVVYLRVLVDETGRVKDVKVTRSSGYDFLDNSAVEAAKGYIFEPAKDQNGNPIAVWVPLTIRF
- a CDS encoding prepilin-type N-terminal cleavage/methylation domain-containing protein; its protein translation is MKKGFTLVELLIVVVIIGILSSIGIVNYIRLVNNAREASLKNNMHILHTVVEIFSVTSLGQYPGGIDTKVKDVNPSLVSHPDGEKSIADGRRKPPFSQNALLLPHESFRNPFFPYENAVENLFSGPPPVPPIGCVYYTGFKEDGNIATEGEAASKYVITAYGLKGPLDLTLP
- the aspS gene encoding aspartate--tRNA ligase; translated protein: MKTEMRVCYCGEVDSKYVGKNITLCGWLKRKREIGKISFFVLEDREGEIQIVVENEEIKNKIKNLPLYSTLKVKGIVRERPDKDKNPEMKTGDVEVLAQEIEFFSKSNILPFLPDEDKEVFEETKLSYRFLDLRSKKKKEVFKLRSQVKFIMTKTLIEMGFIEVETPYLSKSTPEGARDFLVPSRLHKGKFYALTQSPQMYKQILMVSQFDRYFQFARCFRDEDFRKDRQPEFTQLDIEMSFITEEDIFYCVEKIFYEVFKEIFKKELKIPFERMTYEKALELYASDKPDLRYDYKFEDYKDILGQLEIFKNYKYVKSIFFPYKFSRKFIDDLEQELKKEGLPGLGWVVLEGGELKGPFKKFFNKSDFSSEGVRFVIAGDEEKIFRWCSLLREKVIEELKNIDSKDEFKFLWVTDFPLFEVNEEGVIVPAHHPFTMPKDENWKFEPLKAKSRAYDLVLNGYEIGSGSIRISEPELQREIFRFLGYSEEEIEERFGFLLKALSYGAPPHGGIALGFDRIIMILGKEKSIRDVIAFPKTAQGIGLLEGCPSSVYKEQLDELGIEIKEVKNK